A window of the Streptomyces griseochromogenes genome harbors these coding sequences:
- a CDS encoding helix-turn-helix transcriptional regulator: MSHPEHGPGQLCEAGATLYERALRDGRLQAGDAADAPCLIGSGLLRPAPGDPGLLEPVTPTAALHRLLGLSAARIAAERRRQERLVEQFEPLTRIETPAHVGADTPVLRLHSGTERINRAITEAMADASEEVLTIQSRAGLTGRRGEAAGTAATARDQAVLDRGARMRGLYQHTLRHVPAVYAGFQRLQGDVEARALDELPDRLIVIDRTVVFVPAGDDGRIALEVRHPALLRFFVTAFDRLWRLATPIYPQTVKRPTLNGVTPRQRAIAGLLVEGLTDAAVAERLGMNIRTARVHIAKLAAVLGSESRAQLGYLIARSGILDQEP, translated from the coding sequence GTGAGCCATCCTGAACACGGCCCCGGGCAACTCTGCGAGGCGGGCGCCACGCTGTACGAGCGCGCCCTGCGGGACGGCCGCCTGCAAGCCGGGGACGCGGCGGACGCCCCCTGTCTGATCGGCTCCGGGCTGCTGCGTCCGGCCCCCGGCGACCCCGGCCTGCTGGAGCCGGTCACTCCCACCGCGGCGCTGCACCGGCTGCTCGGCCTCTCGGCCGCCCGCATCGCCGCCGAACGGCGGCGCCAGGAACGGCTGGTGGAGCAGTTCGAGCCGCTGACGCGGATCGAGACGCCGGCCCACGTGGGCGCCGACACCCCGGTGCTGCGGCTGCACAGCGGCACCGAGCGCATCAACCGGGCCATCACCGAGGCGATGGCCGACGCGAGCGAGGAGGTGCTCACCATCCAGTCGCGCGCCGGGCTCACCGGCAGGCGCGGCGAGGCCGCGGGCACGGCCGCCACGGCGCGCGACCAGGCGGTGCTCGACCGCGGCGCCCGGATGCGCGGCCTCTACCAGCACACCCTGCGCCATGTGCCCGCCGTGTACGCCGGCTTCCAGCGGCTGCAGGGCGATGTCGAGGCCCGCGCCCTGGACGAGCTGCCGGACCGGCTGATCGTCATCGACCGCACCGTCGTCTTCGTCCCGGCCGGCGACGACGGCCGGATCGCCCTGGAAGTCCGCCACCCGGCCCTGCTCCGGTTCTTCGTGACAGCCTTCGACCGGCTGTGGCGGCTGGCCACGCCCATCTACCCGCAGACCGTGAAGCGTCCCACCCTGAACGGCGTCACCCCCCGCCAGCGCGCCATCGCCGGCCTGCTCGTCGAGGGCCTCACCGACGCCGCCGTCGCGGAGCGCCTCGGCATGAACATCCGCACCGCCCGCGTCCACATCGCCAAACTCGCCGCGGTCCTCGGCAGCGAGAGCCGCGCCCAGCTCGGCTATCTCATCGCCCGGTCGGGGATTCTTGACC
- a CDS encoding helix-turn-helix transcriptional regulator: MTTKPHQEHGAEDLCPAAVKLYTQALTDGHVRADEAGEAPCLTDLGLLHPALDDPARLEPVAPAAALNQLLRGSRARVADEYRREEQLVEQFEPLLRTDGPQAAGTGAGTPLLRLHSGSQRINQALTEAMEETYEEVLCIQPHYSGLVGPRGEAARETAFRRDQRLLDRGGRIRTLFQHTAVHLPAILGYNERLTGDSQARCLDELTDRLIVMDRKAAFIPADDDGTLALEVRHPALVGYFATTFDRLWRLATPMYPEPVRRPTLNGVTPRQRAIAALLVEGHTDAVIADRLGMNVRTARDHIARLAVTLGSEGRAQLGYLIARSGILEPEEAGG, from the coding sequence TTGACCACGAAGCCGCATCAGGAGCACGGAGCCGAAGATCTGTGCCCGGCCGCAGTGAAGCTGTACACCCAGGCCCTCACGGACGGTCACGTGCGCGCCGACGAGGCCGGCGAGGCCCCCTGCCTGACCGACCTCGGCCTGCTGCACCCGGCCCTCGACGACCCCGCCCGCCTCGAACCCGTCGCCCCCGCCGCCGCCCTGAACCAGCTGCTGCGCGGCTCCCGGGCCCGGGTCGCGGACGAGTACCGGCGTGAGGAACAGCTGGTGGAGCAGTTCGAGCCGCTGCTGCGGACGGACGGGCCGCAGGCCGCGGGCACCGGCGCCGGTACCCCGCTGCTGCGCCTGCACAGCGGCTCCCAGCGCATCAACCAGGCCCTCACCGAGGCGATGGAGGAGACGTACGAGGAGGTCCTGTGCATCCAGCCGCACTACTCGGGACTCGTCGGTCCGCGCGGTGAAGCCGCCCGCGAGACCGCCTTCCGCCGTGACCAGAGACTGCTCGACCGCGGCGGCCGCATCCGGACCCTCTTCCAGCACACGGCGGTCCATCTGCCGGCCATCCTCGGCTACAACGAACGGCTCACCGGCGACAGCCAGGCCCGCTGCCTGGACGAGCTGACCGACCGGCTCATCGTCATGGACCGGAAGGCGGCCTTCATACCGGCCGACGACGACGGCACGCTCGCGCTGGAGGTCCGCCATCCCGCGCTGGTCGGCTACTTCGCGACCACGTTCGACCGGCTGTGGCGGCTGGCCACCCCCATGTACCCGGAACCGGTCCGCCGGCCCACCCTGAACGGCGTCACCCCGCGCCAGCGCGCCATCGCCGCCCTCCTCGTCGAAGGCCACACCGACGCCGTCATCGCCGACCGCCTCGGCATGAACGTCCGCACGGCCCGCGACCACATCGCCCGGCTCGCGGTCACCCTGGGCAGCGAGGGCAGGGCCCAGCTCGGCTACCTGATAGCGAGGTCCGGGATACTCGAACCGGAGGAGGCGGGCGGGTGA
- a CDS encoding helix-turn-helix transcriptional regulator: MTPPPHQEHAAEELCEAGLELYSRAVREGHVPVREAEAVPCLLDAELLRPDTDDADRLRPTAPAVALPRLLRSVDEDIAHRRRQGVRLTEAFEPLLALAAPGTGPADPAGIRLLSGLDRINVAISEAVEDLTGEVLTIQPHNIGDLSVVPLALERDQALLDRGGRIRTLYQHTERYRPRAMARYEQLHGDVEARTLDELTERLLVIDRRVAFIPANKDRTLALEVRHPALVDYFATTFDRLWNLATPMYPEAVRKPSLNGITPRQRAIAALLVEGHTDTAIADRLGMNVRTARVHIAKLAATLGSESRAQLGFLIGESGILRQEDEEGEVAAD, from the coding sequence GTGACCCCTCCGCCACATCAGGAGCACGCCGCGGAGGAGCTGTGCGAGGCGGGCCTCGAACTGTACAGCCGCGCGGTGCGTGAGGGCCATGTCCCCGTCCGCGAGGCCGAAGCGGTGCCCTGTCTCCTGGACGCGGAACTCCTGCGGCCCGACACCGATGACGCGGACCGCCTCAGGCCGACGGCCCCCGCCGTCGCCCTCCCCCGGCTGCTGCGCTCCGTCGACGAGGACATAGCCCACCGGCGCCGCCAGGGCGTCCGCCTCACCGAGGCCTTCGAACCACTCCTCGCCCTCGCGGCGCCGGGCACCGGCCCGGCGGACCCCGCGGGCATCCGGCTGCTGAGCGGACTCGACAGGATCAACGTCGCCATCTCCGAGGCCGTGGAGGACCTCACGGGGGAGGTCCTCACCATCCAGCCCCACAACATCGGGGATCTCAGCGTGGTGCCTCTCGCCCTGGAACGCGACCAGGCCCTGCTCGACCGCGGCGGCCGTATCCGCACGCTCTACCAGCACACCGAGCGTTACCGGCCCAGGGCCATGGCCCGCTACGAACAGCTGCACGGCGACGTGGAGGCCCGCACCCTGGACGAGCTCACCGAGCGGCTGCTCGTCATCGACCGCCGGGTGGCCTTCATCCCCGCGAACAAGGACCGCACCCTCGCCCTGGAAGTCCGTCACCCGGCCCTGGTCGACTATTTCGCGACCACCTTCGACCGGCTCTGGAACCTGGCCACCCCCATGTACCCCGAGGCGGTGCGGAAACCGTCCCTCAACGGCATCACCCCCCGCCAGCGCGCCATCGCCGCCCTCCTCGTCGAAGGCCACACCGACACCGCCATCGCCGACCGCCTCGGCATGAACGTCCGCACCGCCCGCGTCCACATCGCCAAGCTGGCCGCCACCCTCGGCAGCGAGAGCCGCGCCCAACTCGGCTTTCTCATAGGCGAGTCGGGGATCCTGAGGCAGGAGGACGAGGAGGGGGAGGTGGCGGCGGATTGA
- a CDS encoding helix-turn-helix transcriptional regulator, with the protein MFRTLGGGDLVTNRTKETHPHALTDLCEAGSRLYANALRTGRIARADVEVAPCLMEFALLHPDPDDANWLRPVPASVALAQRLNPLEREITERRTVSTKLAEVFEPFLDLSAQATASTHSVTVLEGLDRINTALDLATAQCQNEVLTVQPSHRHPERRLVEALERDKPLIERGVRIRTLYQHTARYSPERLAYVDQFANGKAEYRTIDELVERLIICDESVAFIPIQDDRQVALELRHPGLVRYLIKVFEFMWDRAVPLSAGAPYEAAADGITEIQHSIAKLLVEGHVDEAIARRLGMNVRTCRAHIAKLAQALGSGSRAQLGYLIAQSGILDKDTSQPGPGGRQ; encoded by the coding sequence ATGTTCAGGACCCTGGGGGGTGGAGATTTGGTAACGAATCGCACTAAAGAGACACATCCCCATGCCTTGACGGATCTGTGCGAGGCAGGCAGCCGTCTCTACGCGAACGCACTGCGTACGGGACGCATCGCCCGCGCGGATGTGGAAGTTGCTCCCTGTCTGATGGAGTTCGCGCTTCTCCATCCGGATCCTGACGATGCGAACTGGCTGCGCCCGGTCCCCGCGTCGGTGGCCCTCGCCCAGCGGCTCAACCCCCTTGAGCGTGAAATCACCGAACGCAGGACGGTGTCAACCAAACTTGCCGAGGTGTTCGAGCCGTTCCTGGACCTCAGCGCCCAGGCTACGGCGTCCACCCACTCGGTCACCGTGCTGGAGGGGCTCGACCGGATCAACACGGCACTCGACCTGGCCACGGCCCAGTGCCAGAACGAGGTCCTCACGGTCCAGCCCAGCCACCGCCATCCCGAACGCAGACTCGTCGAAGCCCTCGAACGCGACAAGCCGTTGATCGAGCGAGGCGTCCGCATCCGGACCCTGTACCAGCACACCGCCAGATACAGCCCCGAACGGCTCGCCTACGTGGACCAGTTCGCCAACGGCAAGGCGGAGTACCGGACCATCGACGAACTGGTCGAACGTCTCATCATCTGTGACGAGTCCGTCGCCTTCATCCCCATACAGGACGACCGGCAGGTCGCCCTGGAGCTGCGCCACCCGGGTCTCGTGCGCTACCTGATCAAGGTGTTCGAGTTCATGTGGGACCGGGCGGTGCCACTGAGCGCCGGCGCTCCCTACGAAGCCGCGGCCGACGGCATCACCGAGATCCAGCACTCCATAGCCAAGCTCCTCGTCGAGGGCCATGTCGACGAGGCCATCGCCCGCCGGCTGGGCATGAACGTCCGTACCTGCCGGGCCCACATCGCCAAGCTCGCCCAGGCCCTGGGCAGCGGCAGCCGCGCCCAACTCGGCTATCTCATCGCCCAGTCGGGGATCCTGGACAAGGACACCTCACAGCCGGGACCGGGCGGCCGGCAGTGA
- a CDS encoding pyridoxamine 5'-phosphate oxidase family protein, with product MTSYSVDPVAPDEPYLAFWRERHLCTLTTLRPDGSPHVVPVGVTYDPEARLARVITNRTSAKVSHVLAAGPEGARVAVCQVDGRRWATLEGRARVRGEAMGVPPHERSRERGRVAEAERRYAERYGRVPGENPSRVVIEIEVERALGRG from the coding sequence ATGACCTCGTACTCCGTGGACCCGGTCGCCCCGGACGAGCCGTACCTCGCCTTCTGGCGGGAGCGGCACCTGTGCACGCTGACCACCCTGCGCCCCGACGGCAGCCCGCACGTGGTGCCGGTCGGGGTGACGTACGACCCCGAGGCGCGACTGGCGAGGGTGATCACCAACAGGACCAGCGCGAAGGTGTCCCACGTCCTCGCGGCCGGACCCGAGGGCGCACGGGTCGCGGTGTGCCAGGTGGACGGCCGGCGCTGGGCCACGCTGGAGGGCCGGGCGCGGGTGCGGGGCGAGGCGATGGGCGTCCCCCCGCACGAGCGGAGCCGAGAGCGGGGAAGGGTCGCGGAGGCGGAGCGGCGCTATGCCGAGCGGTACGGACGCGTGCCCGGCGAGAACCCCTCACGGGTGGTGATCGAGATCGAGGTGGAGCGCGCTCTGGGGCGCGGCTGA
- the clpB gene encoding ATP-dependent chaperone ClpB → MDAELTNRSREAINAASSRAVTGGHPDLTPAHLLLALLAGQENENITDLLAAVEADQAAVRSGAERVLAGLPSVTGSTVAPPQPNRELLAVLADANERAKALGDEYLSTEHLLTGIAAKGGAAGEVLRKQGADAKKLQEAFRKARGGRRVTTADPEGQYKALEKFGTDFTAAAREGRLDPVIGRDQEIRRVVQVLSRRTKNNPVLIGEPGVGKTAVVEGLAQRIVKGDVPESLKDKRLVSLDLGAMVAGAKYRGEFEERLKSVLAEIKDSDGQIITFIDELHTVVGAGAGGDSAMDAGNMLKPMLARGELRMVGATTLDEYRERIEKDPALERRFQQVLVAEPTVEDTIAILRGLKGRYEAHHKVQIADSALVAAATLSDRYITSRFLPDKAIDLVDEAASRLRMEIDSSPVEIDELQRSVDRLKMEELAIAKETDPASVERLDKLRRDLADKEEELRGLTARWEKEKQSLNRVGELKEKLDELRGTAERAQRDGDFDTAAKLLYGEIPQLEKELEAASEAEEEVAKDTMVKDEVGSDDIADVVAAWTGIPAGRLLEGETQKLLRMEDELGKRLIGQGEAVRAVSDAVRRSRAGIADPDRPTGSFLFLGPTGVGKTELAKALADFLFDDERAMVRIDMSEYSEKHSVARLVGAPPGYVGYEEGGQLTEAVRRRPYSVVLLDEVEKAHPEVFDILLQVLDDGRLTDGQGRTVDFRNTILVLTSNLGSQYLVEPLTSEHEKKEQVLEVVRASFKPEFLNRLDDLVVFSALAKDELARIAQLQIDRLARRLAERRLTLEITPEALTWLADEGNDPAYGARPLRRLVQTAIGDRLAKEILSGEIKDGDTVRVDRFGEGLIVGPATGKTL, encoded by the coding sequence GTGGACGCCGAGCTGACCAACAGGAGCCGGGAAGCGATCAATGCGGCCAGTAGCCGTGCCGTGACCGGGGGGCATCCCGACCTCACCCCCGCCCACCTGCTGCTCGCGCTGCTCGCGGGGCAGGAGAACGAGAACATCACCGATCTGCTGGCGGCCGTGGAGGCCGACCAGGCCGCCGTACGATCGGGCGCCGAGCGGGTGCTGGCCGGGCTGCCCAGCGTGACCGGCTCCACCGTGGCGCCCCCGCAGCCCAACCGCGAGCTGCTCGCCGTGCTCGCCGACGCGAACGAACGGGCGAAGGCCCTCGGTGACGAGTACCTGTCCACCGAACACCTGCTGACCGGCATCGCCGCGAAGGGCGGCGCGGCCGGTGAGGTGCTCCGCAAGCAGGGCGCCGACGCGAAGAAGCTCCAGGAGGCCTTCCGGAAGGCCAGGGGAGGGCGCCGTGTGACCACCGCCGACCCCGAGGGCCAGTACAAGGCCCTGGAGAAGTTCGGTACCGACTTCACCGCCGCCGCCCGCGAGGGCCGCCTGGACCCCGTGATCGGGCGGGACCAGGAGATCCGGCGGGTCGTCCAGGTCCTCTCCCGCCGTACGAAGAACAACCCGGTCCTCATCGGTGAGCCCGGCGTCGGCAAGACCGCCGTCGTCGAAGGGCTCGCCCAGCGGATCGTGAAGGGCGACGTGCCCGAGTCCCTGAAGGACAAGCGGCTCGTCTCGCTCGACCTCGGCGCGATGGTGGCCGGCGCCAAGTACCGCGGCGAGTTCGAGGAGCGGCTGAAGTCCGTGCTCGCCGAGATCAAGGACTCCGACGGGCAGATCATCACCTTCATCGACGAGCTGCACACCGTCGTGGGCGCGGGCGCCGGCGGGGACTCCGCCATGGACGCCGGCAACATGCTCAAGCCGATGCTGGCCCGCGGCGAGCTGCGCATGGTCGGCGCGACCACCCTGGACGAGTACCGGGAGCGGATCGAGAAGGACCCCGCCCTGGAGCGCCGCTTCCAGCAGGTGCTGGTCGCCGAGCCGACCGTCGAGGACACCATCGCCATCCTGCGCGGACTCAAGGGCCGCTACGAGGCCCACCACAAGGTGCAGATCGCGGACAGCGCGCTGGTCGCGGCCGCGACCCTCTCCGACCGCTACATCACCTCCCGCTTCCTGCCCGACAAGGCCATCGACCTGGTCGACGAGGCGGCCTCCCGCCTCCGCATGGAGATCGACTCCTCGCCCGTCGAGATCGACGAACTCCAGCGCTCCGTCGACCGGTTGAAGATGGAGGAGCTGGCGATCGCCAAGGAGACCGACCCGGCCTCCGTCGAACGCCTGGACAAGCTGCGCCGCGACCTCGCCGACAAGGAGGAGGAGCTGCGGGGCCTGACCGCCCGCTGGGAGAAGGAGAAGCAGTCCCTCAACCGGGTCGGCGAGCTGAAGGAGAAGCTGGACGAGCTGCGCGGTACGGCCGAACGCGCCCAGCGCGACGGCGACTTCGACACCGCGGCCAAGCTGCTCTACGGCGAGATCCCGCAGCTGGAGAAGGAGCTGGAGGCCGCCTCCGAGGCCGAGGAGGAGGTCGCCAAGGACACCATGGTCAAGGACGAGGTGGGCTCCGACGACATCGCCGACGTCGTCGCCGCCTGGACCGGCATCCCCGCCGGGCGCCTCCTGGAGGGCGAGACGCAGAAGCTGCTGCGCATGGAGGATGAGCTCGGCAAGCGGCTCATCGGGCAGGGCGAGGCCGTACGGGCGGTGAGCGATGCCGTACGGCGGTCGCGTGCCGGGATCGCCGACCCCGACCGGCCCACCGGCTCCTTCCTCTTCCTCGGCCCGACGGGCGTCGGCAAGACCGAACTCGCCAAGGCGCTCGCCGACTTCCTCTTCGACGACGAGCGGGCCATGGTCCGCATCGACATGTCGGAGTACAGCGAGAAGCACAGCGTGGCCCGGCTGGTCGGCGCGCCTCCCGGCTACGTCGGCTACGAGGAGGGCGGACAGCTCACCGAGGCGGTGCGGCGGCGCCCGTACAGCGTGGTGCTGCTGGACGAGGTGGAGAAGGCCCACCCCGAGGTCTTCGACATCCTGCTCCAGGTGCTGGACGACGGACGCCTGACGGACGGCCAGGGACGCACGGTCGACTTCCGCAACACCATCCTGGTGCTCACCTCCAACCTGGGCAGCCAGTACCTGGTGGAGCCGCTGACCAGCGAGCACGAGAAGAAGGAGCAGGTCCTGGAGGTGGTCCGGGCCTCCTTCAAGCCCGAGTTCCTCAACCGGCTCGACGACCTGGTGGTCTTCTCGGCGCTGGCCAAGGACGAGCTGGCCCGGATCGCCCAGCTCCAGATCGACCGGCTCGCCAGGCGGCTGGCCGAACGCCGGCTCACCCTGGAGATCACGCCCGAGGCGCTGACCTGGCTCGCCGACGAGGGCAACGACCCGGCCTACGGCGCCCGCCCGCTGCGCCGCCTGGTGCAGACCGCCATCGGCGACCGCCTCGCCAAGGAGATCCTCTCCGGCGAGATCAAGGACGGCGACACGGTCCGGGTGGACCGCTTCGGCGAGGGCCTGATCGTGGGCCCGGCGACCGGGAAGACACTGTGA
- a CDS encoding YbjN domain-containing protein, with protein sequence MSIDPSSIPNFGGQPEPDPQGPAGPVVPDQDLVKQLLDQMELKYVVDEEGDLAAPWEQFRTYFMFRGEAEQSVFSVRTFYDRPHKIDEKPQLLESIDDWNRRTLWPKVYTHTHDDGTVRLIGEAQMLIGTGVDINHFVSSTVSWVRAAIEFDRWLVEQLGLEEDVNDAEEPGGDEE encoded by the coding sequence GTGAGCATCGACCCGTCCTCGATTCCGAACTTCGGGGGCCAGCCCGAACCCGATCCCCAGGGACCGGCCGGCCCCGTCGTCCCGGATCAGGACCTCGTGAAGCAGCTCCTCGACCAGATGGAGCTGAAGTACGTCGTCGACGAGGAGGGTGACCTCGCGGCGCCGTGGGAGCAGTTCCGCACGTACTTCATGTTCCGCGGGGAGGCCGAACAGTCGGTCTTCTCGGTGCGGACCTTCTACGACCGCCCCCACAAGATCGACGAGAAGCCGCAGCTGCTGGAGTCCATCGACGACTGGAACCGCCGCACCCTGTGGCCCAAGGTCTACACCCACACCCATGACGACGGCACCGTCCGCCTCATCGGCGAAGCCCAGATGCTGATCGGCACCGGTGTCGACATCAACCACTTCGTCTCCTCCACGGTCAGCTGGGTGCGGGCCGCGATCGAGTTCGACCGGTGGCTGGTGGAGCAGCTGGGCCTGGAGGAGGACGTCAACGACGCGGAGGAGCCGGGCGGCGACGAGGAGTGA
- a CDS encoding pyridoxal phosphate-dependent aminotransferase, with protein MTGMTSSARPHLNRRLAEFGTTIFAEMSALAVSTGSINLGQGFPDTDGPEEVREAAVRALRDGRGNQYPPGPGIPELRTAIAAHQLRRYGLSYDPDTEVLVTAGATEAIAASLLALLEPDDEVVALEPYYDSYAASIAMAGGRRVPVTLRPDDGGFRLDLDELRAAVTDRTRLLLINTPHNPTGTVLTRAELAAIAELAVERDLLVVTDEVYEHLVFDDAEHLPLATFPGMRERTVTIGSAGKTFSFTGWKVGWVTAAPELVSAVRAVKQFLTFVSAGPFQYAVAEALALPDAYFDGFRRDMRVRRDILAQGLTEAGFEVFRTAGTYFITTDIRPLGEKDGFAFCRALPERAGVVAVPNAVFYDDREAGAPFVRFAFCKREEVLREAAQRLRSM; from the coding sequence ATGACGGGCATGACCTCCAGCGCGCGCCCGCACCTCAACCGCCGCCTCGCCGAGTTCGGGACGACGATCTTCGCCGAGATGTCCGCCCTCGCCGTGTCGACCGGGTCGATCAACCTGGGCCAGGGCTTCCCGGACACCGACGGCCCCGAGGAAGTCCGGGAGGCGGCCGTGCGCGCGCTGCGCGACGGGCGCGGCAACCAGTACCCGCCGGGTCCGGGCATCCCGGAGCTGCGCACCGCGATCGCCGCGCACCAGTTGCGCCGCTACGGGCTGTCGTACGACCCCGACACCGAGGTGCTGGTCACGGCCGGCGCCACGGAGGCCATCGCGGCCTCCCTGCTGGCCCTCCTGGAGCCGGATGACGAGGTCGTGGCCCTGGAGCCGTACTACGACTCCTACGCGGCGAGCATCGCGATGGCGGGCGGCAGGCGGGTGCCGGTGACCCTGCGTCCGGACGACGGCGGCTTCCGGCTGGACCTGGACGAGCTGCGCGCGGCGGTCACCGACCGCACCCGGCTGCTGCTGATCAACACCCCGCACAACCCCACGGGCACGGTCCTCACCCGCGCGGAGCTGGCCGCGATCGCCGAGCTGGCGGTGGAGCGGGATCTGCTGGTGGTGACGGACGAGGTCTACGAGCACCTGGTCTTCGACGACGCCGAGCACCTGCCGCTGGCCACGTTCCCCGGGATGCGGGAGCGCACGGTCACGATCGGCTCGGCCGGCAAGACCTTCTCCTTCACCGGCTGGAAGGTCGGCTGGGTGACGGCCGCGCCCGAGCTGGTGAGCGCCGTGCGCGCGGTGAAGCAGTTCCTCACCTTCGTCTCCGCGGGGCCCTTCCAGTACGCGGTGGCCGAGGCTCTCGCGCTGCCCGACGCCTACTTCGACGGGTTCCGCCGGGACATGCGCGTGCGCCGGGACATCCTCGCCCAGGGGCTCACCGAGGCGGGCTTCGAGGTCTTCCGGACGGCGGGCACCTACTTCATCACGACCGACATCCGCCCCCTCGGCGAGAAGGACGGCTTCGCCTTCTGCCGCGCCCTGCCGGAGCGGGCGGGCGTGGTGGCCGTCCCCAACGCGGTCTTCTACGACGACCGGGAGGCCGGAGCGCCGTTCGTGCGGTTCGCCTTCTGCAAGCGCGAGGAGGTGCTGCGGGAGGCGGCACAGCGGCTGCGGAGCATGTGA
- a CDS encoding DUF2617 family protein, translated as MLTTLNTSYTDTRAADLAWALGREPLPALAALDLELTGAKLQLRLLGASHQVLLEEERGSCSETVACIPGSSTPLPLGVAKRVGDWEYEFAARVEVLTPGSFAGRAQELLALVSDHPHGLAGVFPGSPHAFTAMLAQRHEGQVHWRTWHAYPQDGQLVATRTRVGQRVSAAQTD; from the coding sequence ATGCTCACGACCCTGAACACCTCCTACACCGATACGCGCGCTGCCGACCTCGCCTGGGCGCTCGGGCGCGAGCCGCTGCCCGCCCTGGCCGCCCTCGATCTGGAACTGACGGGCGCGAAGCTGCAGTTGAGACTGCTCGGCGCATCCCACCAGGTACTGCTGGAGGAGGAGCGGGGCAGCTGCTCGGAGACGGTCGCGTGCATCCCCGGATCCAGCACCCCTCTTCCGCTGGGCGTGGCCAAGCGGGTCGGCGACTGGGAGTACGAGTTCGCGGCGCGCGTCGAGGTGCTGACACCGGGCTCGTTCGCGGGCCGCGCCCAGGAGTTGCTGGCCCTCGTCTCCGACCACCCGCACGGTCTCGCCGGTGTCTTCCCCGGCAGTCCGCACGCCTTCACCGCGATGCTCGCCCAGCGGCACGAGGGCCAGGTGCACTGGCGCACCTGGCACGCCTACCCGCAGGACGGGCAGTTGGTGGCGACACGGACGCGCGTCGGGCAGCGGGTGTCCGCGGCCCAGACGGACTGA